Proteins found in one Odocoileus virginianus isolate 20LAN1187 ecotype Illinois chromosome 10, Ovbor_1.2, whole genome shotgun sequence genomic segment:
- the RHOG gene encoding rho-related GTP-binding protein RhoG, with protein MQSIKCVVVGDGAVGKTCLLICYTTNAFPKEYIPTVFDNYSAQSAVDGRTVNLNLWDTAGQEEYDRLRTLSYPQTNVFVICFSIASPPSYENVRHKWHPEVCHHCPDVPILLVGTKKDLRAQPDTLRRLKEQGQAPITPQQGQALAKQIHAVRYLECSALQQDGVKEVFAEAVRAVLNPTPVKRGRSCVLL; from the coding sequence ATGCAGAGCATCAAGTGTGTAGTGGTGGGCGATGGAGCTGTGGGCAAGACATGCCTGCTCATCTGCTACACAACCAATGCCTTCCCCAAGGAGTACATCCCCACAGTGTTCGACAATTACAGCGCCCAGAGTGCAGTGGACGGGCGCACGGTGAACCTGAACCTGTGGGACACAGCGGGCCAGGAGGAGTACGACCGCCTTCGCACACTCTCCTACCCTCAGACCAACGTGTTTgtcatctgtttctccattgccaGCCCGCCCTCCTATGAGAATGTGCGGCACAAGTGGCATCCAGAGGTGTGCCACCACTGCCCTGATGTGCCCATCCTCCTGGTGGGCACCAAGAAGGACCTGAGAGCCCAGCCTGACACCCTGAGGCGCCTGAAGGAGCAGGGCCAGGCGCCCATCACGCCGCAGCAGGGCCAGGCGCTGGCCAAGCAGATCCACGCTGTGCGCTACCTCGAGTGCTCGGCCCTGCAGCAGGACGGCGTCAAGGAGGTGTTTGCCGAGGCTGTCCGGGCTGTGCTCAACCCCACGCCTGTCAAGCGTGGGCGGTCCTGTGTCCTCTTGTGA